One Stenotrophomonas sp. SAU14A_NAIMI4_5 DNA segment encodes these proteins:
- a CDS encoding OmpA family protein, translated as MKLRCCASHSLPLLIVLASLSGCSRGSGGDASHPADATAGPENRIANASEPPAEETDAGEVPEFPIIPAIVVPQILGVTPAQQALEASMQSILDPMAGITVSPARCDAGGTLINSAGITRVDAQGALSRNSKDGLFKINPDGSGTANFEGGLVRVNADGSGTINGLAAGDGDGSAIIRVQADGSGSYNGPAGLIELDGKGGGTWNGEHGLITNTGDGGGTWNGDMGLVRINADGSGTWNGEAGLIVNNGDGTGTIGPPARTVKMPPMPRLPPAGRFPPLKTFAPPGAPCGYLITLNDRVLFDFDRSNIRPDAAQLLDTLAAALSKVQTTGMEVRGHTDSKGEDAYNLQLSERRAGAVQAALRERGATQPMDARGYGEREPVAPNELEGKDNPSGRQLNRRVEIFVRA; from the coding sequence ATGAAGCTCAGGTGCTGCGCGTCCCATTCGCTTCCCTTGCTCATAGTGCTGGCCTCGCTGAGCGGTTGCTCGCGAGGGTCAGGTGGTGATGCCAGCCACCCCGCCGATGCCACCGCAGGTCCTGAAAACCGCATTGCCAACGCCAGTGAACCGCCGGCTGAAGAAACGGATGCAGGTGAAGTGCCTGAGTTTCCGATCATCCCGGCTATCGTGGTGCCGCAGATTCTCGGCGTCACGCCTGCACAACAGGCGCTGGAAGCATCCATGCAGTCCATCCTCGACCCTATGGCCGGCATTACCGTCTCACCGGCACGCTGCGATGCGGGTGGCACGCTCATCAACAGTGCGGGCATCACCCGCGTGGACGCCCAGGGCGCGCTGAGCCGCAACAGCAAGGACGGGTTGTTCAAGATCAATCCCGACGGCAGTGGTACCGCCAACTTCGAAGGCGGGCTGGTGCGTGTCAACGCCGATGGCAGCGGCACAATCAATGGTCTGGCCGCCGGTGACGGCGATGGCAGCGCCATCATCCGCGTGCAGGCCGACGGTTCGGGCAGCTACAACGGCCCTGCCGGATTGATCGAGCTGGATGGCAAAGGCGGCGGTACCTGGAACGGCGAGCATGGCCTGATCACCAATACCGGTGATGGCGGTGGTACGTGGAATGGCGACATGGGGCTGGTCCGCATCAACGCCGATGGATCTGGAACATGGAATGGCGAGGCCGGGCTGATCGTGAACAACGGCGATGGCACTGGCACGATAGGGCCGCCCGCGCGTACGGTGAAAATGCCACCGATGCCGCGTCTGCCGCCGGCCGGTCGCTTCCCTCCCTTGAAGACCTTTGCGCCTCCCGGCGCTCCGTGCGGTTATCTGATCACCTTGAATGACCGTGTGCTGTTCGACTTTGACAGGTCCAACATCCGGCCAGACGCCGCGCAGCTGCTGGACACGTTGGCGGCCGCACTGTCCAAGGTGCAGACCACTGGCATGGAAGTGCGTGGCCACACCGATTCCAAGGGCGAAGATGCATACAACCTGCAGCTTTCCGAACGGCGGGCAGGCGCTGTGCAGGCCGCCCTGCGCGAACGTGGTGCGACGCAGCCGATGGATGCCAGGGGCTACGGTGAGAGGGAGCCGGTTGCGCCCAATGAGCTGGAAGGAAAAGACAATCCGAGCGGCCGCCAGCTCAATCGGCGCGTCGAGATTTTCGTTCGCGCCTGA
- a CDS encoding MDR family oxidoreductase, translating to MKFKALLSSKTNDRVSTELVDFDEADLMDGDVLVQVDYSTLNYKDALALTNERPVIQKFPLIPGIDLSGVVLESSNAGFKAGDRVVLNGWDLSMGHHGGLAQRARVRGEWLNKIPGNLTTRDAMAIGTAGYTAMLCVLALEDAGVTPEKGDVLVTGANGGVGSIAVAILSKLGYRVVAATGRPEHAEYLYSLGAAEIIDRAELSEPRKKPISAERWAGVVDVAGGPTLVNALAETKYRGAVAACGLAQSDALHGSVLPFILRNVTLAGVDSVNAPQDVRQRAWDRLATDLDTQKLESTVQLIGLAEVLDVYEQIIPGKVRGRIVVDVNA from the coding sequence ATGAAGTTCAAGGCACTGCTTTCCAGCAAGACGAACGACCGTGTTTCCACCGAGCTGGTGGATTTTGACGAGGCCGACCTGATGGACGGCGATGTCTTGGTGCAGGTTGATTATTCGACCCTCAATTACAAGGATGCGCTGGCGCTGACCAACGAGCGCCCGGTGATCCAGAAGTTTCCGCTCATTCCCGGCATCGACCTTTCCGGCGTAGTGCTGGAATCCAGCAATGCCGGTTTCAAGGCCGGTGATCGCGTGGTGCTCAATGGCTGGGACCTGAGCATGGGCCACCATGGCGGCCTGGCCCAGCGCGCCCGCGTGCGGGGTGAGTGGCTGAACAAGATTCCCGGCAACCTGACCACCCGCGATGCCATGGCCATCGGCACCGCCGGCTATACCGCCATGCTGTGCGTGCTGGCACTGGAAGACGCCGGCGTGACACCGGAAAAGGGCGATGTGCTGGTAACCGGCGCCAACGGCGGCGTGGGCTCGATTGCCGTGGCCATCCTTTCCAAGCTGGGCTACCGCGTGGTGGCCGCCACCGGCCGCCCGGAACATGCCGAATACCTGTACAGCCTGGGCGCGGCGGAGATCATCGACCGCGCGGAGCTTTCCGAGCCGCGCAAGAAGCCGATCAGCGCCGAGCGCTGGGCCGGCGTGGTGGATGTGGCCGGCGGCCCGACCCTGGTCAACGCGCTTGCCGAAACCAAGTACCGCGGCGCCGTGGCGGCCTGCGGCCTGGCTCAGAGCGATGCGCTGCACGGCTCGGTGCTGCCCTTCATCCTGCGCAACGTGACCTTGGCCGGCGTCGACTCGGTGAATGCCCCGCAGGACGTGCGCCAGCGTGCATGGGATCGCCTCGCCACCGATCTGGACACGCAGAAGCTGGAAAGCACGGTGCAGCTGATCGGCTTGGCCGAGGTGCTGGATGTGTACGAGCAGATCATCCCGGGCAAGGTGCGCGGGCGGATCGTGGTGGATGTGAACGCCTGA
- a CDS encoding sensor domain-containing phosphodiesterase, which translates to MPSPEEERLSTLAGLNALGAVSGAALDNLTELATHAFNAPVAFVSLLEVDRQRLVSRRGLATTQTHIRDSICASTIGSADTLVIDDLRAHPRHASNPLVTGPAQLRFYAGAPLVARNGVAIGAFCIMDDAPRQLSEAERRQLQTLASAAMNELELRALTGRRDPVSGLPDRHQFALDFAAHAEREPDTFLHAVLIDVFDATTATEAGQVLGMAPLETLIRRIGVRLCVALDGMAEVYHVGVARFAFVVELSSSKAVEDLIGELQERLTRPMMAAQVPMAPSFHAGICGITLGQHNADEAIRRMLVGLNAAINSRSVFRWYSETRDARTRRGYRLATDAREALQEKQFHLVYQPRFRASDLTPVAAEVLIRWNHPQLGAVSPTEFIPVFERTAVMQGITRWVIDQALDQCAAWRAAGINLMLSINYSARDMAEEDAALRLIRAIEQKGLSCADIEVEITESQWLRVDSPAGQQLRQMAAAGLRIAVDDFGSGYSNFGYLTELPISTLKLDKTVIDRLCVDPRAALKVEAIIGLAQRLGYAAVAEGVESAEQVVRLQALGCDEIQGFALARPMAAEAFSERFGALVPGA; encoded by the coding sequence ATGCCCTCCCCCGAAGAAGAACGCCTCTCCACCCTGGCCGGGCTCAACGCCCTCGGCGCCGTCTCCGGTGCCGCCCTCGACAACCTCACCGAGCTCGCCACCCACGCCTTCAACGCGCCCGTCGCGTTCGTTTCGCTGCTGGAGGTCGATCGCCAGCGGCTGGTCTCGCGCAGGGGGCTGGCCACCACCCAGACCCATATCCGCGATTCGATCTGCGCCTCGACGATTGGTTCCGCCGATACGCTGGTGATCGATGATCTTCGCGCGCACCCACGCCACGCCAGCAATCCGCTGGTGACCGGTCCAGCGCAGCTTCGCTTCTATGCAGGTGCGCCACTGGTTGCGCGCAACGGCGTGGCCATCGGTGCGTTCTGCATCATGGACGACGCTCCCCGGCAGCTGTCCGAAGCGGAGCGTCGGCAGCTGCAGACCCTGGCCAGCGCCGCGATGAACGAACTGGAGCTGCGTGCCCTGACGGGCCGCCGCGATCCGGTCAGCGGCCTGCCTGACCGGCATCAGTTCGCCCTGGATTTTGCCGCCCACGCCGAGCGCGAACCGGACACCTTCCTGCATGCGGTGTTGATCGATGTCTTCGATGCGACCACCGCCACCGAGGCCGGCCAGGTGCTGGGCATGGCACCGCTGGAAACCTTGATCCGTCGCATCGGCGTGCGCCTGTGCGTGGCGCTCGACGGCATGGCCGAGGTCTACCACGTCGGCGTGGCGCGGTTTGCATTCGTGGTGGAGCTGTCGTCGTCCAAGGCGGTGGAAGACCTGATCGGCGAGCTGCAGGAACGACTGACCCGACCGATGATGGCCGCGCAGGTGCCGATGGCGCCTTCGTTCCACGCAGGGATATGCGGCATCACCCTGGGCCAGCACAACGCCGACGAGGCCATCCGCCGCATGCTGGTGGGGCTGAACGCCGCCATCAACAGCCGCTCGGTGTTCCGCTGGTATTCGGAGACACGCGATGCGCGCACGCGGCGGGGCTATCGACTGGCCACCGATGCGCGCGAGGCACTGCAGGAAAAGCAGTTCCACTTGGTCTACCAGCCGCGCTTCCGCGCCTCGGACCTGACGCCGGTGGCGGCCGAGGTACTGATCCGCTGGAACCACCCGCAGCTGGGCGCGGTCAGCCCGACCGAGTTCATCCCGGTGTTCGAACGCACGGCGGTCATGCAGGGCATCACCCGCTGGGTGATCGACCAGGCGCTGGACCAGTGTGCGGCCTGGCGCGCCGCGGGCATCAACCTGATGCTGTCGATCAACTACTCGGCCCGCGACATGGCCGAGGAGGACGCCGCGCTGCGGCTGATCCGCGCGATCGAACAGAAAGGGCTTTCCTGCGCGGACATCGAAGTGGAGATCACCGAGAGCCAGTGGCTGCGCGTCGACTCTCCCGCCGGCCAGCAGCTGCGGCAGATGGCCGCCGCCGGGCTGCGCATCGCCGTGGATGATTTCGGCAGCGGCTACAGCAACTTCGGCTACCTCACCGAGCTGCCAATCAGCACGCTCAAGCTGGACAAGACGGTGATCGACCGCCTGTGCGTGGACCCACGCGCAGCGCTGAAGGTGGAAGCGATCATCGGCCTGGCGCAGCGGTTGGGATATGCAGCAGTGGCCGAAGGCGTGGAGAGTGCCGAGCAGGTTGTACGGCTGCAGGCACTGGGCTGCGATGAAATCCAAGGCTTCGCGCTGGCCCGGCCGATGGCGGCTGAAGCATTCAGCGAACGATTCGGAGCGCTGGTTCCCGGCGCGTAG
- a CDS encoding UvrD-helicase domain-containing protein, producing MEWRPSGWGQRVTRSPDWRLRLDGEHVELLIEGRQYRQHVDDDKRVRVLPGLFWARVALQGEEVDTLSVDGLPNREASRLSAAVQQVLFARTTRGRKALFADILEQIQSWLAEADALTDRGSAGRRWITHEQQQKLLAERPALPLQPAELERLFLDEDVHDDLHSQSHRVALDALHDWQLDWPAVWADANSTMATRELVLAKDFLDRVESKPLTEEQARAVICFDNCVQVVASAGSGKTSTMVAKAAYAIDRGFVEPERIVMLAFNKDAAKELEERAQRSFNRLGMGDTVVEARTFHALGLAIIGKATGRKPDIPEWAIDATLGFNKLAELVDDLKDRSIHFRTQWDMFRLVFGRDLPPFGAEMMADGYDRDGTPYIRTLQGERVKSLEECVIADWLFYNGVTYDYERRYEFDTATDTHRQYRPDFYYPDAALYHEHFALDANGQPPKHFANYAEGMQWKRQQHVARGTALVETTSFGLRSGHALEQLAEKLGDSAVELDPNPDRELPTEGAKPMPDADLIGLMRTFIAHAKSNCLTLDDLATRLQQMPEDQFKERHRRFLEIAAPVFQAWDEALADERGIDFEDMLNMAAGILEQGHYESPYDLVMADEFQDASRARARLCRALVSQPGRHLFAVGDDWQSINRFAGADVSVMAGFREWMGHAQVLKLEQTFRCPQELCDISSRFISRNPAQIAKAVRSATPAMGPVLQAFQMTRREEVQDGVRQYLAKLHQQLLSGAVPQGRDGRVRVFVLGRYRADRSALPADCKTLFGSTMDVEFLTAHRSKGREADYVILPGMVNRGFPSLRADDPVLSLAMPDGDTYPLSEERRLFYVALTRARRSVVMFTLQGKHSPFLDELVEEGVVEVTGISGAAINEERCPVCKVGVFVERNGPHGAFRSCSSYPLCHNKPDRYRRG from the coding sequence ATGGAATGGCGCCCCTCGGGCTGGGGCCAGCGTGTGACCCGCTCGCCGGACTGGCGGCTGCGGCTGGATGGCGAGCATGTCGAGCTTCTGATTGAAGGCCGGCAGTACCGCCAACACGTCGATGATGACAAGCGTGTGCGAGTTCTTCCGGGCCTGTTCTGGGCCCGGGTTGCGCTGCAGGGCGAGGAAGTTGACACGCTGTCCGTGGATGGCCTGCCCAACCGCGAGGCCTCCCGGCTTTCGGCTGCTGTCCAGCAGGTGCTCTTTGCGCGCACAACGCGTGGTCGCAAGGCGCTCTTTGCGGACATCCTTGAGCAGATCCAGTCCTGGCTGGCCGAGGCCGACGCCCTGACCGACCGCGGCAGCGCCGGCCGCCGCTGGATCACGCACGAGCAGCAGCAGAAACTGCTGGCCGAGCGCCCCGCCCTGCCCCTGCAACCGGCCGAGCTGGAACGGCTGTTCCTCGATGAGGATGTGCACGACGACCTGCATTCGCAGAGCCATCGTGTCGCGCTGGATGCCCTGCACGACTGGCAGCTGGATTGGCCCGCCGTGTGGGCCGATGCGAATTCGACGATGGCAACACGCGAACTGGTGCTGGCCAAGGACTTCCTGGACCGGGTCGAAAGCAAACCGCTGACCGAGGAACAGGCCCGTGCGGTCATCTGCTTCGACAACTGCGTGCAGGTCGTCGCCTCGGCCGGCTCCGGCAAGACCTCCACCATGGTCGCCAAGGCCGCCTATGCCATCGATCGCGGGTTCGTCGAGCCCGAGCGGATCGTCATGCTCGCCTTCAACAAGGATGCGGCCAAGGAGCTGGAGGAACGCGCGCAGCGCTCCTTCAACCGGCTCGGCATGGGCGACACCGTGGTCGAAGCACGCACCTTCCATGCGCTGGGCCTGGCCATCATCGGCAAGGCCACCGGCCGCAAGCCCGATATTCCCGAATGGGCCATCGACGCCACGCTGGGCTTCAACAAGCTGGCCGAACTGGTGGACGACCTGAAGGATCGTTCGATCCACTTCCGTACCCAGTGGGACATGTTCCGGCTGGTGTTCGGGCGTGATCTTCCGCCGTTCGGCGCCGAGATGATGGCTGATGGCTACGACCGCGATGGCACGCCCTACATCCGCACCCTGCAGGGCGAGCGGGTGAAGAGCCTGGAAGAGTGTGTCATTGCCGATTGGCTGTTCTACAACGGCGTGACGTATGACTACGAGCGCCGTTACGAATTTGATACCGCCACCGATACCCATCGCCAGTATCGACCGGACTTCTATTACCCGGACGCAGCGCTGTATCACGAGCACTTTGCGCTGGATGCCAATGGCCAGCCGCCGAAGCACTTCGCCAATTATGCTGAAGGCATGCAGTGGAAGCGCCAGCAGCACGTGGCGCGCGGCACCGCACTGGTGGAGACGACCTCGTTCGGCCTGCGCAGCGGGCATGCGCTGGAACAGCTTGCGGAGAAACTCGGCGACTCCGCTGTCGAGCTCGATCCGAACCCCGACCGTGAGCTGCCCACCGAGGGCGCGAAGCCCATGCCGGATGCCGACCTGATCGGCCTGATGCGGACCTTCATTGCCCACGCCAAGAGCAACTGCCTGACGCTGGACGATCTGGCCACGCGCCTGCAGCAGATGCCCGAGGATCAGTTCAAGGAGCGGCATCGGCGGTTCCTGGAAATCGCAGCCCCGGTCTTCCAGGCCTGGGACGAGGCGCTGGCGGACGAGCGCGGCATCGACTTCGAGGACATGCTCAACATGGCCGCCGGCATCCTGGAGCAAGGGCACTACGAATCGCCCTACGACCTGGTGATGGCCGACGAATTCCAGGACGCCTCGCGCGCCCGCGCCCGCCTCTGCCGTGCGCTGGTCAGCCAGCCGGGGCGCCACCTGTTTGCAGTGGGCGATGACTGGCAGTCGATCAATCGCTTCGCCGGTGCGGATGTTTCGGTGATGGCCGGCTTCCGCGAGTGGATGGGCCACGCCCAGGTGCTGAAGCTCGAGCAGACCTTCCGCTGCCCGCAAGAACTGTGCGACATCTCCAGCCGCTTCATCAGCCGCAATCCTGCGCAGATTGCCAAGGCGGTCCGCTCGGCTACGCCAGCGATGGGGCCGGTGCTGCAGGCCTTCCAGATGACCCGGCGCGAGGAAGTGCAGGACGGTGTGCGCCAGTACCTGGCAAAACTGCATCAGCAGTTGCTTTCCGGGGCGGTGCCGCAGGGGCGCGATGGGCGCGTTCGCGTGTTTGTGCTGGGCCGCTACCGGGCGGATCGCAGTGCGCTGCCTGCAGACTGTAAGACGTTGTTTGGCAGCACGATGGACGTTGAGTTCCTGACTGCCCATCGATCGAAGGGGCGCGAGGCGGACTACGTGATCCTGCCGGGCATGGTGAATCGTGGATTCCCCAGCCTGCGCGCGGATGACCCGGTGCTGTCGCTGGCGATGCCGGATGGGGATACCTACCCGCTGAGCGAAGAGCGGCGACTGTTCTATGTGGCGCTGACGCGTGCGCGGCGAAGCGTGGTGATGTTCACGCTGCAGGGCAAGCACTCACCCTTCCTGGATGAGCTGGTGGAGGAAGGGGTTGTGGAGGTGACCGGGATTTCAGGCGCGGCCATCAACGAGGAACGCTGCCCCGTGTGCAAGGTGGGCGTGTTTGTGGAGCGGAATGGGCCGCATGGGGCTTTCCGGTCGTGCTCTAGTTACCCGTTGTGCCATAACAAGCCTGATCGTTACCGGCGGGGGTAA
- a CDS encoding winged helix-turn-helix transcriptional regulator, which translates to MRSKRWDGKSGCAVEVTLSVMGGVWKPVILFHLMKRKRRFMELTRLVPNATQSMLTSQLRELEADGVLIRHVYPEVPPKVEYELSEFGRSLVPVLLAMREWGETYRGYQSTREDS; encoded by the coding sequence ATGCGTAGCAAGCGTTGGGACGGCAAGAGCGGCTGCGCCGTGGAAGTCACCCTCTCGGTGATGGGCGGGGTGTGGAAGCCGGTCATCCTGTTTCACCTGATGAAGCGTAAACGGCGCTTCATGGAACTGACCCGGCTGGTGCCCAACGCCACGCAGTCGATGCTGACCAGCCAGCTGCGCGAACTGGAGGCGGACGGCGTGCTGATCCGCCATGTTTATCCGGAAGTGCCGCCGAAGGTGGAATACGAGCTTTCCGAATTTGGCCGCTCGCTCGTGCCCGTGCTGCTGGCCATGCGCGAGTGGGGCGAAACCTATCGTGGTTACCAGAGTACGCGCGAGGACAGCTGA
- a CDS encoding GAF domain-containing sensor histidine kinase produces MPTRIDFRPSLDLACALTGMRVALVAEVTDTSARSIQSIDSAGLGISSGMPLDVNQTFCRDVRATRTPIWFSDFLTHPEYKCSPLPGLYGFRSFISVPLLLEDGSIFGTLCTLDPEPRPLDQERVQSLGALAEMVAAQIDAIRCHDADARTIDGLKAHGASVSRQLIEFEQSNAELQRVAKQREEFIGVLAHDLRNPVQAIRAGVDLLGFGALTDSQQKVLGHINDSADRIAELIDVTLDFARGRLGTGIALKLEPWSDLSGILAMACREAMRPYPKRVCKVDLQLPLTFMCDAARLCQLLANLVINAAVHGTPDQPIQVHGRSDGAGIEISVANQGVIPTAQLAQMFEPFARPQERRLDAGLGLGLYIASQIAKAHGGTLSVTSSDGAGTVLTLRI; encoded by the coding sequence ATGCCTACCCGAATCGATTTCCGGCCCTCGCTGGACCTGGCATGCGCGTTGACCGGCATGCGGGTGGCACTGGTGGCTGAGGTGACCGACACGTCCGCGCGGTCCATCCAGAGCATCGACAGCGCAGGCCTGGGTATCTCCAGCGGCATGCCTCTCGACGTGAACCAGACCTTCTGCAGGGACGTGCGCGCAACCCGCACGCCGATCTGGTTCAGTGATTTCCTGACGCATCCTGAGTACAAATGCAGCCCTCTGCCTGGGCTGTATGGCTTCCGCAGCTTCATCTCCGTGCCGCTGCTGCTCGAAGACGGCTCCATTTTTGGCACCCTGTGCACGCTGGACCCGGAGCCGCGGCCGCTGGACCAGGAGCGGGTGCAGTCGCTGGGCGCACTGGCTGAGATGGTGGCGGCGCAGATCGATGCCATCCGTTGCCACGATGCCGATGCCCGCACGATCGATGGCCTGAAGGCGCACGGCGCGTCGGTCAGCCGGCAACTCATTGAGTTCGAGCAGTCCAATGCCGAGCTGCAGCGGGTGGCCAAGCAGCGCGAGGAGTTCATCGGCGTGCTGGCGCACGACCTGCGCAACCCTGTGCAGGCCATCCGCGCGGGTGTCGATCTGCTGGGCTTTGGCGCGCTGACCGATTCGCAGCAGAAGGTGCTGGGCCATATCAACGACAGTGCCGACCGCATCGCCGAGCTGATCGATGTCACCCTGGATTTCGCGCGGGGCCGCCTCGGCACCGGCATCGCACTGAAGCTGGAACCGTGGTCGGACCTGTCCGGCATCCTCGCCATGGCCTGCCGCGAGGCCATGCGCCCGTATCCAAAGCGCGTCTGCAAGGTGGACCTGCAGTTGCCACTGACCTTCATGTGCGACGCCGCACGGCTGTGCCAGCTGCTGGCCAACCTGGTCATCAACGCCGCCGTGCACGGCACGCCGGACCAGCCGATCCAGGTGCATGGGCGCAGCGACGGCGCCGGCATCGAGATCAGCGTCGCCAACCAGGGCGTCATTCCTACAGCGCAGCTGGCACAGATGTTCGAGCCGTTTGCGCGACCGCAGGAGCGGCGCCTGGATGCCGGCCTCGGGCTGGGCCTATACATCGCCTCGCAGATCGCCAAGGCCCACGGCGGCACGCTGAGCGTCACCAGCTCGGATGGGGCTGGAACGGTGCTTACGCTGCGGATCTGA
- a CDS encoding methyl-accepting chemotaxis protein gives MYTLRRFKVGTRLTAGFSILLLLIATILAIALHSNYQQRQQFDNAVNVRVTRMGELYDMLIINKELLLLRRDMLIKRGQGLEADLAKAHAMSERYDQIWAHFTERPATSPLAESMRGKVAQKQQATVALNRDLDAAMQAGDFDAASTQLLTRAGPAAADWNAALAEFADLQQKLVEEAARDMQALAARTTALLSLFGVLSLGLGIIAAWLISRSLTRPLAQVQASINAVTRGDLSVRHQDDSPDEVGQMLRATDSMVGLLQRFSQQTQLMIGKHAAEDISHRMPVDFPGVYGELAQGMNTMVFEHLDAIVDAIDVLNQYAQGDLSRDARRLPGSRAILHESMDAAKASLHAINQDIQRLATAAAAGDFSVRGDATAYRHDFRRMIEDLNRLMATADGSLGALSKVLGAMAEGDLTRRIEGDFQGVFATMQRDTNRTAENLAAIIRRIQEASGSIASASDEIAAGNADLSRRTESQAANLEETAASMEELTSTVRQNAEHAQQADAASRSAGEALQQTAQAVQDVVRVMGQINASSLRIGEMVSLIDGIAFQTNILALNAAVEAARAGEQGRGFAVVASEVRSLAQRAAASAKDIKALIDESTGRVEAGIGIARQTEAAIGQLTDAAGQTGHLVQQIAQASIEQAAGIEQVNQTIAQMDEATQQNAALVEEASAAARAMAGQAADLDQAAAVFRVSAQATPALKRAA, from the coding sequence ATGTACACGCTGCGCCGCTTCAAGGTTGGCACCCGCCTCACTGCGGGCTTTTCCATCCTGCTTCTTCTGATCGCCACCATTCTTGCGATCGCCCTGCACAGCAACTACCAGCAGCGCCAACAGTTCGACAACGCGGTGAACGTGCGCGTGACCCGCATGGGCGAGCTGTACGACATGCTCATCATCAACAAGGAGCTGCTGCTGCTGCGCCGCGACATGCTGATCAAGCGCGGCCAGGGGCTGGAGGCCGATCTGGCGAAGGCGCACGCAATGTCGGAACGCTATGACCAGATCTGGGCCCACTTCACCGAGCGCCCGGCCACCAGCCCGCTGGCCGAGTCGATGCGCGGCAAGGTCGCGCAGAAGCAGCAGGCCACCGTCGCACTCAACCGCGACCTGGATGCAGCGATGCAGGCCGGCGATTTCGATGCCGCCAGCACGCAGCTGCTGACCCGCGCCGGCCCCGCGGCCGCCGACTGGAACGCGGCGCTCGCCGAGTTCGCCGATCTGCAGCAGAAACTGGTGGAAGAGGCCGCCCGGGACATGCAGGCGCTGGCTGCCAGGACCACGGCACTGCTCAGCCTGTTCGGCGTCCTCAGCCTTGGCCTGGGCATCATCGCGGCGTGGCTGATCTCGCGTAGCCTGACCCGTCCACTGGCCCAGGTGCAGGCTTCGATCAATGCGGTCACCCGTGGCGACCTGAGCGTCCGCCACCAGGACGACAGCCCCGACGAAGTGGGCCAGATGCTGCGGGCCACCGACAGCATGGTCGGCCTGCTGCAGCGCTTCTCGCAGCAGACCCAGCTGATGATCGGCAAGCATGCCGCCGAGGACATCAGCCACCGCATGCCGGTCGATTTCCCCGGCGTCTACGGCGAACTGGCGCAGGGCATGAACACGATGGTGTTCGAGCATCTGGATGCGATCGTCGATGCCATCGACGTGCTGAACCAGTACGCGCAGGGTGACCTGAGCCGCGACGCACGACGCCTGCCGGGCAGCCGCGCGATCCTGCACGAATCGATGGATGCGGCCAAGGCCAGCCTGCATGCGATCAACCAGGACATCCAGCGCCTGGCGACGGCGGCAGCGGCCGGCGATTTCAGCGTGCGTGGCGATGCCACGGCCTACCGTCACGATTTCCGCCGCATGATTGAAGACCTCAACCGCCTGATGGCCACCGCTGACGGCAGCCTCGGCGCGTTGTCCAAGGTGCTTGGTGCCATGGCCGAAGGGGATCTGACCCGCCGTATCGAGGGCGACTTCCAGGGTGTGTTCGCTACCATGCAGCGCGACACCAACCGGACTGCTGAGAATCTGGCGGCCATCATCCGCCGCATCCAGGAAGCCTCCGGCTCGATCGCCAGCGCGTCCGATGAGATTGCCGCGGGCAACGCCGACCTGTCACGGCGTACGGAAAGCCAGGCTGCCAACCTGGAAGAGACCGCGGCCTCGATGGAAGAGCTGACCTCTACCGTGCGCCAGAATGCCGAACACGCACAGCAGGCCGATGCAGCCTCGCGCAGCGCCGGCGAAGCCCTGCAGCAGACCGCGCAGGCGGTGCAGGACGTGGTGCGGGTGATGGGGCAGATCAATGCCTCGTCGCTGCGCATCGGCGAAATGGTCAGCCTGATCGACGGCATCGCGTTCCAGACCAACATCCTCGCCCTCAACGCAGCGGTCGAAGCAGCGCGCGCCGGCGAGCAGGGTCGTGGCTTTGCGGTGGTGGCCAGCGAGGTACGCAGCCTGGCGCAGCGCGCGGCGGCTTCGGCCAAGGACATCAAGGCGTTGATCGATGAATCCACCGGCAGGGTCGAGGCCGGTATCGGCATCGCCCGCCAGACCGAGGCCGCCATCGGCCAGCTGACCGACGCCGCGGGCCAGACCGGGCATCTGGTGCAGCAGATCGCCCAGGCCAGCATCGAGCAGGCGGCCGGCATCGAGCAGGTCAACCAGACCATCGCACAGATGGACGAGGCCACCCAGCAGAATGCCGCACTGGTCGAGGAAGCCAGCGCGGCGGCCCGCGCGATGGCGGGACAGGCGGCAGACCTGGACCAAGCGGCGGCCGTGTTCCGGGTCTCGGCCCAGGCAACACCGGCCCTCAAGCGCGCGGCCTGA